In Aspergillus nidulans FGSC A4 chromosome II, a single window of DNA contains:
- a CDS encoding uncharacterized protein (transcript_id=CADANIAT00005101) has translation MILMQRGAILQVQGCLPRPCSDAPSVTSLIREKLIFNVMRYRPGRYCVPILREVLSEAPVPAGKPGRKRQSCQQCFSTKRACDKGSPCHRCHLLGLSCTFEPQKALTPADSGSRGISSLPPMHASGSSRDSPLFSFLRHFTDPGREKDRLAIGTTAECSVRRNLETLYSHIQDALIPLDSMAAWFGDLSGSGSFFSPPFSTDDFISADFLASGPGPTKLSGQLNELMMEVVETSRSMELEGSSTMQLPLDTTQLVPLFTVSNVGIFVSVFFHSLYWHLPVVHFPTFDPGNISNPLLLSTFLTGATYSNSLNEAALLPRLLDVAEEYIFRKVTALSTQSGPPILDPTSNWSTIQLIQAGLIIEMLQFGQERVETRRRIRVIRHPSLVSLMRCLGIFNLKRSKPSTVVDGDDTLWKSLIAEEVCIRLASWTFLADGFLTLCFKNRPAISIFELDCPFPWKTGLWEAENASAFSQVAMDHEEELPLPSVREAVRLLLESPNPGPVPSRFSLSAEHLLIIIYALNSLAFMARVDFFEAVSLEKIRRAASNWKQIWDSSSNNEQKLLLGYPKHAEELWLLLTVTLDIDRQRTNLPYLDTDSAATDDLGKLNQFIEWCSRYMKTPNALNKG, from the exons ATGATCCTTATGCAACGAGGTGCTATCTTGCAAGTCCAAGGATGTCTACCTAGACCATGTTCCGATGCTCCCAGTGTGACAAGTCTTATCAGAGAAAagctcatcttcaacgtCATGAG ATACCGGCCAGGCCGCTACTGCGTGCCCATTCTGCGGGAAGTCCTTTCTGAAGCC CCTGTTCCCGCAGGCAAGCCAGGGAGGAAAAGGCAGTCCTGTCAGCAATGCTTCTCGACGAAAAGAGCCTGTGATAAAGGCTCTCCATGCCATCGTTGTCATCTGCTCGGACTGTCATGCACATTCGAGCCCCAGAAAGCACTTACCCCCGCAGATTCTGGTTCAAGGGGTATCTCATCTTTGCCTCCAATGCACGCTTCTGGATCGTCACGAGACAGTCCGCTGTTTTCATTCCTCCGGCACTTTACCGACCCTGGCCGGGAAAAGGATAGACTCGCCATTGGGACGACGGCAGAATGTTCTGTCCGAAGAAATCTAGAAACGCTCTATTCTCATATCCAAGATGCACTCATACCGCTCGATTCCATGGCCGCTTGGTTTGGTGACCtctctggttctggctctttcttttcccctcctttCAGCACGGATGATTTTATCTCTGCGGACTTTCTGGCCTCCGGTCCCGGGCCTACTAAACTCTCGGGACAATTAAATGAGCTCATGATGGAAGTTGTTGAAACCTCCAGGTccatggagctggagggctCTAGCACTATGCAGTTGCCGCTCGACACTACGCAGCTTGTTCCCCTTTTTACGGTCTCTAATGTTGGCATATTCGTCTCagtcttcttccactccctTTACTGGCATCTGCCAGTCGTGCATTTTCCCACGTTTGACCCGGGCAATATATCCAATCCGCTCTTACTCTCAACTTTTTTGACAGGCGCAACGTACAGCAATTCACTCAACGAAGCAGCCCTATTACCCAGACTTCTCGATGTCGCTGAAGAGTATATCTTCCGAAAGGTCACCGCCTTGTCAACTCAGTCTGGTCCACCGATTCTCGATCCTACGAGCAACTGGAGTACGATACAACTCATTCAAGCAGGTTTGATCATTGAAATGCTTCAATTCGGTCAAGAAAGAGTGGAAACTAGACGCCGCATTCGAGTCATTCGTCATCCTAGCCTAGTTTCTCTCATGCGTTGCTTGGGCATTTTCAATCTGAAGCGATCAAAGCCTTCTAcagttgttgatggtgatgatactTTGTGGAAATCATTGATCGCAGAGGAAGTCTGTATACGTCTTGCATCGTGGACCTTTCTTGCTGATGGATTCCTCACGCTCTGTTTCAAAAACCGCCCCGCGATTTCCATCTTCGAGCTCGACTGTCCCTTTCCCTGGAAGACAGGGCTATGGGAGGCAGAGAATGCATCCGCCTTCAGCCAGGTCGCTATGGACCATGAAGAGGAGCTTCCGCTGCCTTCTGTAAGAGAAGCAGTTCGATTACTACTTGAAAGTCCGAACCCCGGCCCCGTACCTTCTAGATTCTCACTGTCAGCAGAACATCTGCTAATCATAATCTATG CGCTGAATTCTCTCGCTTTCATGGCTAGAGTTGATTTCTTTGAGGCTGTATCGTTGGAGAAAATAAGGCGTGCTGCCAGTAACTGGAAACAAATATGGGATTCATCCTCGAACAACGAGCAAAAGCTTCTCCTGGGATATCCGAAACACGCCGAGGAGCTTTGGTTACTACTGACTGTCACCCTTGACATTGACAGACAACGCACGAACCTCCCGTACCTGGACACTGACAGCGCTGCAACGGATGATCTTGGGAAATTGAACCAATTCATTGAATGGTGCAGTCGGTACATGAAGACGCCGAATGCTTTGAACAAGGGATGA